The window GGGGGCGAGGTCAGCGGTCGCGCAGCGACTCGGCCAGCCGGCGGAGGAACTCAGGGTCGTCGTCCGGGCCCATCGGGGCGGCCTGGAAGAGGGTCGGGGCGGCGCGACCGGACCGGAACCAGGCGACCGGGCCGAAGATCGGGCACAACAGGATCAGCACGGCCCAGGCGCCGCGCGGGAACGACTGGAGACGCGACCGCTCGGTGAGCAGACAGTCGATCAGCGCCACCACCGAGAGCGCGACGACGACCAGGAAGAGCAGCGTGTTCAGGTGGGCCATGACGACTACGGTGGCGGCCTTCGGCGGCGGCTGCCGGTCCGCTCACGGTGCCGATGAGTTGCTTCGGCACCGTGAGCTGACCGCGAGAACCTGACGTCGTCAGGCGGCCGAGCCGGTCAGGGCGGGCAGGTATCCGCTGGTGTACCCGCTGCCGTTGGGGTGGTAGGAGTTCTGCGGCGGGATGATGGTGAGACCGTTGATCCAGGCCCGGGACGAGCAGACGCCGTGCCCGGTGAACTCGTCACGCACGTCGGACCAGACGAAACCGGCCGCTTCAGCGCGTTGCTTGATCTTCTCGTCGAGGACCCGGGCGCCCTCGTTGATCGACTTCCGTTTGGCGGTGCTCATCTCGCACAGCACCGACGAGGTGTCGAAGATCAGCGGGTAGCCGAGCACCACCACCCGAGCCCCGGGAGCCTTCGCTCTGATCGCCGCGTAGGTGGCGTCGAGTTTGGCCGGGAGGGTGTTCTCGACGTACGCCCGGCCGCTGTCGACCTTGGCCGCGCAGGCCGAATCGCTGGAGGTCAGGCAGGTGACGATGGTCGGCGCGAAGCCGGCGTCGTTACCGCCGATGGTGATGCTGACCAGGTCGGCGCCGGCGTTCATGGCGGGTATCTGGCTGTTTCGGACGTCGTCGGTGGTGGCGCCGCTGCAGGCGAGGAACTGGAACGTCGCGGGGCTGTTGGCCGCCGCCCACTTCGGCCCGTAGGCGTTGTTGCTGCGCAGGCAGGTGCCGGACTGGCCGGACGCGCCGACGCCGGAGGAGTACGAGTCGCCGAGGGCGACGTAGTCGATGCTGCTCGCCGCCTGGGCGGGTGCGGCGAGGACGAGGCTCAGGACGGACGAAGTGACGAGAACACTGGCGATTCTCATCGATGGCCTCCGATGCTCCACGTGGGGATCCGGGGACCGAAGCGCTTCGGTTACCGCACAGTAGGCCGGGCGCCTGAGAAAAGGAATCCGGTGAAATTCTTGTTAAGAAGTAGTAATATGCATCGATGTGACCTGGGGCTATCACGCAAGGTCATGTTTCATGTACGCGAATCGACCCGGTCGAGCGGATCTTCAGCGTGCTTACAGGCATGCGAGCTAGCGTCGGATCATGCAAGAGAGCCGGGCCCGCCGATTGGTCGAGAAACTGCGGGCGCGCAACGTGTTCGCGCATCTGAAACTGCCGAGTGCCGGGCGTTCCGGTTATGCCGTCCGGGTCGTGCTCGCCGACGGCCGTGAGGCGCTCTGGGGTGACGACGGCAGTGCCGCTCTCAAGGCGCAGGTGATGCGCGACGGCGTTCTGGTCGGTTTCGTCGACTCCATCCCGGGCTCCGAGGATTTCACCGACGAGCAGGCGGTCGAGGCCATCGCGGCCGCCGACTACGACCGCCCGATCGGCCGTTCCGAGCCGCCCCGAGTCCACCGCAAGGTCCCGCCGCCTCCGGCCCCGAGCCTGACTCAGCGTTTCCGGGGCCTACGAGGCTGACCGGATCGGGCCGGCGGCGGGTCAGGCGGAGTCGCGGAGGACCAGCGGGGTGGGCAGCAGTTGGCCGCCCGGGTCGGGGTGTTCGCCTCGCAACTGGCGCAGGATCAACTGGGCCGCGCACGACCCGATCTCCTTGGCCGGTTGATGGACCGTGGTGAGCTGGGGCTGGCAGCGGACCGCCCACGTGCTGTCGTCGAAGCCGACCACGCCGACGTCGCCCGGCACGCTGCGACCGGCCTCCCGGAGCGCCTCCAGGGCGCCGGCCGCGATCGCGTCCGAGGCGGCGAAGACGCCGTCCAGGGTCGGGTCGCGCTCGAGCAGATCGCGCATGCCCTTCACGCCCGAGCCGTAGTCGTAGTGCGGCACGTCGGCGACCAGGGTCTCGTCGAAGAGGTCGCCGAGTGCGGAGCGGAAGCCGGTCAGGCGGTCGATGCCGGAGTCGCGGTCGAGGGCGGTGGCGATCATGCCGATCCGGCGGCGGCCGGTGGTGACCAGATGCTCGGTGATGGCGCGGGCCGAGCCGACGTTGTCTATTCCGACGAAGGGAATGTTCTGATCCAGGTCGGGCGGGTGGCCGACGAAAGCGGCCGGGAGTGCGAGGTCACTGATCACCCGGATGATCGGATCTTTGGTCCGGGCCGAGACGACGATGGCGCCGTCGACGAAACCGCCGCTCAGATAGCGGGCGACGCGCTCGGTGTCGCGGGCCGACTCGACGACCAGGCTGACCATCTGGTGGTCGGCGAGCGACAGGGCGGCGTTGGCGCCCAGCATGATCGAGCCGATGTTCGGATCGTCGAGGAAGAGCGAATGTGGCTCCAGCGCGACGAACGCGACCGCCTGTGACCTGCGCATCTTCAGCGCTCGGGCGGCGTTGTTGGGCACGTAGCCGAGATCGCTCATCGCCGTCTCGATGGCGGCGCGCGCCTCGGCGGAGACATATCCACCGTTCAGCACGCGGCTCACGGTGCCCCGGGACATGCCGGCTGCGGCCGCGATGTCGTGCACCGTGGCGCGTTTCTGAGGCTGAGGCCGGGACATGTGGTCAACAGTAGCCGCCGGGCTCTTGACCTCGTCGCAGGCCAGTCCTACTGTGTGCACGTTCACACATCCGTAACCGCCGTTTAGGCTCACGGAAATGTGTGCACGTGCACACATTCCTTGACCAGGAGTTCTATGAAAAGCGTGCGTATGCCGGTGCCGGGCATCAGCCTGGGCTGCGACTACAACCCCGAGCAGTGGTCGCCGGATGTCTGGCGCGAGGACGCCGCCCTGATGCGGCGGGCCGGGGTCGACCTGGTCGCCGTCAACATCTTCGGCTGGTCCAACCTCGAGCCGAGCCCGGGCGAGTACCGGTTCGACGACCTCGACGAGGTCATCGAGCTGCTGCACGCACACGGCATCAAAATCAACCTCGGCACCGGCACCTCGTCCCCGCCGCCCTGGCTGAGCAGCCGCTATCCGGAGACACTGCCGGTCGCCGCCGACGGCACGGTTCGCTTCCCGGGTGGCCGGCAGGCCTGGTGCCCGAGCTCGACGGTCTTCCGGGACCGCGCGTTCGACCTGGTCGGTCGGGTCGCCCGCCGGTACGGCAACCACCCGGCTCTGGCGCTCTGGCACGTCTCCAACGAGCTGGGCTGCCACAACGCGCTCTGCTACTGCGAGACCAGCGCCGACGCGTTCCGGACCTGGCTGCGTGCCCGCTACCGCAAGATCGAGACGCTGAACGAGGCGTGGGGCACCTCCTTCTGGAGCCAGCGCTACGCGGACTGGTCGGAGATCCAGACGCCCCGGTTGGCGCTCTCCCTGCGCAACCCGGCCCAGCTGGTCGACTTCCAGCGGTTCAGCTCCGACGAGCTGCTCGGCTACTACCGGGCCGAGGCGGATCTGTTGCGCAAGCACTCGAGCGTCCCGGTGACCACGAACTTCATGGTCACCGCCCACATCCGCAACCTGGACTACTGGTCCTGGGCGCCGGAGATGGACGTGATCGCCAACGACCACTACCTGGACCACCGCCTCGGCGACCCGGTGGCGGAGCTGTCCTTCGCCGCCGACCTGACCCGCGGCCTGGCCGGCGGCCGGCCCTGGATGCTGATGGAGCAGGCGGCCGGCGCGGTCAACTGGCAGCCGCACAACGTCACCAAGGCGCCGGGCGAGATGATCCGCAACTCGCTGACGCACGTGGCCCGGGGCGCCGACTCGCTCTGCTTCTTCCAGTGGCGGGCCTCGGCCCAGGGCGCCGAGAAGTTCCACTCGGCGATGTTGCCGCACGCCGGCACCGACACGGTCGCCTGGCGTGAGGTGCTGAAGCTGTCCGAGACGCTGGACCGGATCGGCGAGGTGGCCGGCACCGAGGTCGAGTCCGACGTCGCCCTGCTCTTCAGCTGGGAGTCGTGGTGGTCGGCCGAGGGGGAGGCCCGGCCGTCACAGGCGGTCACCTACCTGGACCAGGTGCACTCGGCTCACGGGGCGCTGCGGGCACTCGGCGTGACCACCGACGTGATCGCTCCGGGCACCGACCTGAGCCGCTACAAGCTGGTCGTGGTGCCCGGTCTCTACATGATCAGTGACACCGACGCGCAGGCGATCACCGATTACGTGGCGGCCGGCGGCCGTCTGGTGGTCACCTATTTCAGCGGGATCGTCGACGAGCGGGACCGGATCCGGCTCGGCGGCTACCCGGGGGCGTTCCGCGAGGTGCTGGGTGTGCTGGCCGAGGAGTTCGGCCCGCTGCTGCCGGGCGCTGCGGTGAGTCTGAGCAACGGGGCGGTGGGAACGCTCTGGACTGAGCGGCTGCGTACCACCACCGCGTCGGTTGTCGCGACGTTCCAGGACGGCCCGATGCCCGGAATTCCGGCCATCACCCGAAATCAGCACGGCGCGGGCACGGCCTGGTACATCGCCACCCAAACAG of the Actinoplanes sichuanensis genome contains:
- a CDS encoding PLD nuclease N-terminal domain-containing protein encodes the protein MAHLNTLLFLVVVALSVVALIDCLLTERSRLQSFPRGAWAVLILLCPIFGPVAWFRSGRAAPTLFQAAPMGPDDDPEFLRRLAESLRDR
- a CDS encoding SGNH/GDSL hydrolase family protein, which gives rise to MRIASVLVTSSVLSLVLAAPAQAASSIDYVALGDSYSSGVGASGQSGTCLRSNNAYGPKWAAANSPATFQFLACSGATTDDVRNSQIPAMNAGADLVSITIGGNDAGFAPTIVTCLTSSDSACAAKVDSGRAYVENTLPAKLDATYAAIRAKAPGARVVVLGYPLIFDTSSVLCEMSTAKRKSINEGARVLDEKIKQRAEAAGFVWSDVRDEFTGHGVCSSRAWINGLTIIPPQNSYHPNGSGYTSGYLPALTGSAA
- a CDS encoding LacI family DNA-binding transcriptional regulator, whose translation is MSRPQPQKRATVHDIAAAAGMSRGTVSRVLNGGYVSAEARAAIETAMSDLGYVPNNAARALKMRRSQAVAFVALEPHSLFLDDPNIGSIMLGANAALSLADHQMVSLVVESARDTERVARYLSGGFVDGAIVVSARTKDPIIRVISDLALPAAFVGHPPDLDQNIPFVGIDNVGSARAITEHLVTTGRRRIGMIATALDRDSGIDRLTGFRSALGDLFDETLVADVPHYDYGSGVKGMRDLLERDPTLDGVFAASDAIAAGALEALREAGRSVPGDVGVVGFDDSTWAVRCQPQLTTVHQPAKEIGSCAAQLILRQLRGEHPDPGGQLLPTPLVLRDSA
- a CDS encoding beta-galactosidase, whose amino-acid sequence is MKSVRMPVPGISLGCDYNPEQWSPDVWREDAALMRRAGVDLVAVNIFGWSNLEPSPGEYRFDDLDEVIELLHAHGIKINLGTGTSSPPPWLSSRYPETLPVAADGTVRFPGGRQAWCPSSTVFRDRAFDLVGRVARRYGNHPALALWHVSNELGCHNALCYCETSADAFRTWLRARYRKIETLNEAWGTSFWSQRYADWSEIQTPRLALSLRNPAQLVDFQRFSSDELLGYYRAEADLLRKHSSVPVTTNFMVTAHIRNLDYWSWAPEMDVIANDHYLDHRLGDPVAELSFAADLTRGLAGGRPWMLMEQAAGAVNWQPHNVTKAPGEMIRNSLTHVARGADSLCFFQWRASAQGAEKFHSAMLPHAGTDTVAWREVLKLSETLDRIGEVAGTEVESDVALLFSWESWWSAEGEARPSQAVTYLDQVHSAHGALRALGVTTDVIAPGTDLSRYKLVVVPGLYMISDTDAQAITDYVAAGGRLVVTYFSGIVDERDRIRLGGYPGAFREVLGVLAEEFGPLLPGAAVSLSNGAVGTLWTERLRTTTASVVATFQDGPMPGIPAITRNQHGAGTAWYIATQTDMSEILREATGLVSDKSDKVEIVRRSGDGRSYLFVINHSTEPVTHPVRGEDLVTGTRTDGVLTVQGGGVAVVREEVR